The segment TATCTGTTTTCGCTTCATAAAATTTGCGGATTAAAGCTGGAAGAACATGCGAATTTTCTAAATCAAAATTATCATTTGAACCATATAAATTAGTGGGCATTACGGAGATAAAATTTGCGCCGTATTGTTGATTATATGACTGGCACATTATGATTCCAGCGATTTTTGCTACAGCATATGCTTTATTTGTTGATTCTAATTTTCCATCTAAAAAATATTTTTCTTTTATCGGTTGCTTGGCGAATTTTGGATAAATACATGAGCTTCCTAAAAATAACAATTTTTTTACATTATTCAGATAAGCGTTATGAATAATATTATTTTGAATTTGTAAATTTTCATAAATAAATTCAGCCGGATATTTTTTATTTGCCATAATCCCTCCGACTTTTGCCGCTGCTAAAAAAACATATTCTGGCTTTTCTTTTTTAAAAAAATCAGCGACAGCAAAAATGTCTAATAAATTTAGCTCTTGTCTTGTTTTAGTTATCAGATTATTATAGCCTTGGTTGGAAAGATTTCTTGTTATTGCCGAACCAACTAAACCTCTATGACCGACAATGTAAATTTTAGAATTTTTTTTCATTATCATAGTCGGCTTTTGCCATTATTTCAACTAATTTATTAAATTTAATTTTTGGCTCCCATTTTAACTCTTTTTTCGCCTTGCTGTAATCTCCTAGTAAAATATCAACTTCTGCTGGGCGAAAATATTTTGGATCAATTTCAATTATTGTTTTTTTTGTTTTTTTATCAATACCTTTTTCATTAACGCCTTCTCCTTCCCATATTAAATCAATATTTAGAAATTCGCATGTTTTTTCAACAAATTCTCTTACACTATGCGTTTCACCTGTGGCTAAAATATAATCATCTGATTTTTTTTGTTGTAGCATTAACCACATTCCATAAACAAAATCTTTTGCGTATCCCCAATCTCTCCTAGCGTCTAAATTTCCTAAATATATTTTATCATCTTTCTTTAATTTAATTCTGGCAAGTCCGCGAGTAATTTTTTTAGTAACAAAAGTTTCGCCTCTGCGATGAGATTCATGATTAAATAAAATGCCGTTGCAAGCAAACATATTATAACTCTCCCTGTAATTTTTTGTAATCCAGTAAGCGTAGACTTTAGCGCATGCGTAAGGCGAGCGAGGATAGAAAGGCGTATTTTCGGTAATAGGTAAATCATCTGATTTCACTTTTCCAAACATTTCAGATGATGACGCTTGATAAAATTTTGTGTTAATTTTTGTTTCTTTAATTGCGTCTAATATTCTTGTTGTTCCAAGTCCAGATATATCTCCTGTATATTTTGGCAAATCAAAACTTACTCGCACATGGCTTTGCGCTCCTAAATGGTAAATTTCGTCTGGTTTTATTTTTTCTAAAATTTTATTGATATTGGTTCCATCAGAAAGATCTCCATAATGCAGATGCATTTTTACGCCATTTATATGCGGATCTTTATAAAGATGGTTGATCCTTCCTGTATTAAAACTGCTGGAGCGTCTAATAATTCCATGCACCTCATAATTTTTTTCAAGCAACAGCTCCGCTAGATAAGAGCCGTCTTGCCCTGTAATTCCAGTAATCAACGCCTTTTTCATAGAGTTTGTTTTAAAAAATAATTCATCCCAATAATCCCAATTATCTCAAATTTCCCAAAAATTCCAAAGCTTGATCATCGTCCGCCGCCTTTTAGAATCGTATTAATTGTTTTTAATGTTATGCTTAAATCCAAAACAGCTGACCTGTTTTTTATGTAAAATAGATCATATTGCATTTTTTCCATTGAATCATTTATTGACGCTCCATAAGGGAAATTGATCTGCGCCCAGCCACTCAAGCCAGGTTTTATAATTAACCGTTGTTTGTAAAACGGGATATGTTTTTCCAAGGTTTCAATAAATTCTGGGCGTTCAGGCCGCGGACCAATAAAACTCATTTCGCCATGAAGCACATTAAAAAGCTGGGGAATTTCGTCAATTCTTGTTTTTCGCAAAAATTTTCCAACTCTTGTAACGCGGGAATCATTTTTTTCCGCCCATTGAGGCCCATTTTTTTCAGCGCCGTCAACCATTGTTCTTAATTTTATTGCTAAAAATTTTTTATTGTTTTTTCCTGTTCTTATTTGCGAAAAAAAGATTGATCCTTTGCTGTCTAATTTTATAATTATAATTAAAAACGGTAAAATTGGCAGAGATATCGCGAGTCCTAAAATCGCCAAAATAATATCTATAATTCGTTTGAAAAATTCATAAAATTTTTTTTCGCTTTCTTGCAAATTTTCCAAAAACCATATTTCATTTATTATATTAACAGGAATTTTTCCTGTTAACTGTTCATAAAAGCGTGGAAGGTCAAAAAATTTTATTCGCGAATTTAAATTTTTATACAGCTGTTTGCTTAAATTTTTATTTGACCTATGATCCGTCGCGCTGACAATTGTTTGGATTTTTTCCTGTTTAATAATTTTTGTTAAATCAAAATCATTATTAGTGATTATTTTAATATTACTTGGCAAATTTATATTTTGCTGGTTTTCATCGCTATTTATGATTGCTATTATTTTGTATCCTAACTGCGGATTTTTTATAATTTTATCTATTATTTTTAAGGACTGTTTATTTAGTTCTATAATTAAAAGATTATTTCTAACAGCTGAGGAACTAACGGCATTGTTGTATATTTTCCGCCAAAAATAGAAAATCACGGCAAATATCAAAATATTAATTAACAAAACTCTTTTTGGCTGGATCCCAATATTAGGCATAAGATAGAAAAAACCGATTGCGATTGTACTGTTGATTGCTAGAGATTTCCACAATAGCGAATAAAACGGCAATCTATTTTGCTGTTGGGAAGGATCATACAGTCCTATTATATAAAAGACAACAAGCCAGATCAGGTATATAAAAGTAAAGGGCAGAAAATGTTTTTGCCATAATCCGTTTTCAATAGGAAAGCCATAGCGGATAATAATTGTTAAAAACAAAGAAAAATAAAGCGTTGTTAAATCTCCGCCTAAAAGAAAAAGTTTTTTTGTTTTTTGCGTCAGGTTATTCATAGTTTTAACATATCAGATTTTTTATATTTTGTAAATTTTATTCTCGATTTTTATATAAATTTATAGTTTCTATTGAAATTTTTATAGTAGTTGATACAATATAAATACTAAATAGATAAAAACCATTTTAGTGTTTTTAGATTTTTTATGTTTAGAAAAATTATTATATTTTTGTTTTTAATTTTATTATCTTGTCCAAATATGGCAAGCGCTGTTCTAATTCCTAATGATCCTTTATTTTATAATCAAAATTATCTTAAATCAATCAGAGCGCAAGACGCTTGGGACATTTCTGACGGGAGAGGAGTGACAATAGCTTTTTTAGATTCAGGAGTTGACATTAATCATCCTGATTTACGGGAAAATATTTGGATTAATTTAGGTGAAATTCCAGACGATGGGATAGATAATGATCATAACGGCTATATTGACGATCTAAATGGCTGGGATTTTATTGATAATGATAATAGCGCTTTGCCTGATTTAGAAGATAATTGTTTAGAAAATGGAAATTGTTCAAACATTGGAGT is part of the Patescibacteria group bacterium genome and harbors:
- a CDS encoding sugar transferase, with the translated sequence MNNLTQKTKKLFLLGGDLTTLYFSLFLTIIIRYGFPIENGLWQKHFLPFTFIYLIWLVVFYIIGLYDPSQQQNRLPFYSLLWKSLAINSTIAIGFFYLMPNIGIQPKRVLLINILIFAVIFYFWRKIYNNAVSSSAVRNNLLIIELNKQSLKIIDKIIKNPQLGYKIIAIINSDENQQNINLPSNIKIITNNDFDLTKIIKQEKIQTIVSATDHRSNKNLSKQLYKNLNSRIKFFDLPRFYEQLTGKIPVNIINEIWFLENLQESEKKFYEFFKRIIDIILAILGLAISLPILPFLIIIIKLDSKGSIFFSQIRTGKNNKKFLAIKLRTMVDGAEKNGPQWAEKNDSRVTRVGKFLRKTRIDEIPQLFNVLHGEMSFIGPRPERPEFIETLEKHIPFYKQRLIIKPGLSGWAQINFPYGASINDSMEKMQYDLFYIKNRSAVLDLSITLKTINTILKGGGR
- a CDS encoding GDP-L-fucose synthase, coding for MKKNSKIYIVGHRGLVGSAITRNLSNQGYNNLITKTRQELNLLDIFAVADFFKKEKPEYVFLAAAKVGGIMANKKYPAEFIYENLQIQNNIIHNAYLNNVKKLLFLGSSCIYPKFAKQPIKEKYFLDGKLESTNKAYAVAKIAGIIMCQSYNQQYGANFISVMPTNLYGSNDNFDLENSHVLPALIRKFYEAKTDNKKEIILWGTGNPKREFLYVDDLADACIFLMKNYNDSEIINIGTGKDISIKELSEIIKNIIKYKGKIIWDNNNPDGAPRKLLNVDHLRNLGWKHKTELKQGIKNTYKWYTKSKAR
- the gmd gene encoding GDP-mannose 4,6-dehydratase codes for the protein MKKALITGITGQDGSYLAELLLEKNYEVHGIIRRSSSFNTGRINHLYKDPHINGVKMHLHYGDLSDGTNINKILEKIKPDEIYHLGAQSHVRVSFDLPKYTGDISGLGTTRILDAIKETKINTKFYQASSSEMFGKVKSDDLPITENTPFYPRSPYACAKVYAYWITKNYRESYNMFACNGILFNHESHRRGETFVTKKITRGLARIKLKKDDKIYLGNLDARRDWGYAKDFVYGMWLMLQQKKSDDYILATGETHSVREFVEKTCEFLNIDLIWEGEGVNEKGIDKKTKKTIIEIDPKYFRPAEVDILLGDYSKAKKELKWEPKIKFNKLVEIMAKADYDNEKKF